The following coding sequences are from one Triticum aestivum cultivar Chinese Spring chromosome 5A, IWGSC CS RefSeq v2.1, whole genome shotgun sequence window:
- the LOC123101493 gene encoding wax ester synthase/diacylglycerol acyltransferase 7-like, which yields MREAFVGGSWRYFSLPILECSSSSLSVYLCVAGGLWEVGERSQEKLCPRVSATVTVMLFSVVPLLGGVTWDILLLLGLEMFILEQQCAMWDHISSKPPARTGAIYEPQHRQPLPAGALAAFVACVWPYLVLAWNTLVDVIFFAATIVFLRDPNTLFRRADSEITLNPRRRFVHRSLSLDDVKFIKNAMNCTVNDVLVGVTSAALSQYYFRKSGKRCTF from the exons ATGCGGGAGGCATTCGTGGGTGGGAGTTGGCGTTACTTCTCCTTGCCTATTCTCGAGTGTTCGTCTTCATCTCTATCTGTCTACCTTTGTGTTGCTGGTGGGCTGTGGGAGGTAGGTGAGCGCTCACAAGAGAAACTTTGCCCAAGGGTGTCGGCgacggtgacggtgatgctcttCAGTGTCGttccccttcttggaggcgtcaCCTGGGATATTCTCCTCCTCCTTGGGCTCGAG ATGTTTATTCTTGAACAACAGTGTGCAATGTGGGACCACATCAGCAGCAAGCCG CCGGCGCGCACGGGCGCCATCTACGAGCCGCAACACCGGCAGCCGCTGCCCGCGGGAGCCCTGGCGGCATTCGTCGCATGCGTTTGGCCGTACCTCGTGCTTGCATGGAACACCTTGGTGGACGTCATCTTCTTTGCTGCGACGATTGTGTTTCTGAGAGACCCGAACACGCTCTTCAGACGCGCGGACAGTGAAATTACGTTGAACCCCCGCAGGCGCTTCGTGCACCGGAGCCTTAGCTTGGACGACGTCAAGTTCATCAAGAATGCCATGAACTGC ACTGTTAATGATGTGCTAGTCGGAGTCACTTCTGCTGCTCTATCACAATATTACTTTCGTAAGTCTGGTAAGAGATGTACATTCTGA
- the LOC123101494 gene encoding wax ester synthase/diacylglycerol acyltransferase 5-like has protein sequence MFSYNYVQTYVNIIVSGKSNDVAWGNQIGYILLPFQLAVHDDPLAYVRKAKKTLDRKKSSLEVIFTCKISELFVKMFGLKAGAFIIGLMLTNTTTTFSNMVGPTEQVEFYGHPSVFIAPTIYGIPQALIVHYQSYNGTIKVILSVDEEIIPNYTQLLDDFVESFRHIKDAASRLSKHVKKG, from the exons ATGTTTTCTTACAACTATGTGCAGACATATGTTAATATAATAGTATCGGGTAAAAGTAATGATGTGGCATGGGGAAATCAAATAGGCTACATCCTCCTTCCATTTCAATTAGCGGTACACGATGATCCACTTGCATATGTTCGGAAGGCAAAGAAGACCCTGGATAGAAAAAAGAGCTCACTTGAAGTTATCTTCACGTGTAAGATTAGCGAGCTTTTTGTGAAAATGTTTGGCCTGAAG GCAGGTGCTTTTATCATCGGTCTTATGCTCACAAATACAACTACTACGTTCTCGAACATGGTTGGACCAACAGAGCAAGTAGAGTTCTATGGACACCCATCTGTCTTCATTGCACCTACCATCTATGGTATTCCACAA GCTTTAATTGTACACTATCAGAGTTACAATGGCACTATTAAGGTAATTCTGTCAGTCGATGAGGAAATAATTCCAAATTATACTCAACTTCTGGATGACTTTGTCGAGTCTTTCAGGCACATTAAGGATGCGGCTTCAAGGCTTTCAAAACATGTCAAGAAGGGATAA